The Spodoptera frugiperda isolate SF20-4 chromosome 8, AGI-APGP_CSIRO_Sfru_2.0, whole genome shotgun sequence DNA segment AGCTGAAAACGTtatacacttataaataaataaaaactcccAACTTCTAATATTGCTGTGTCACTATTGCTTTCAGGTAACAGTTTATTGTATTTGCGAAAGTAATGACAACTTTCACATCAATGGAAAATTATAGTGAATAGATGACACATGAATCATAATAACTAACCAATTCAATGAAAAgttaatctaaatctaaatggTTTTAATTATAGATTCGTAAACTGTATACTAAAATAAAGCATTCGAATTTGACTATTTGCAATTTAGGCTGAATTTGAATTATGTGACCTTTTAGCCAAATACTTCatgcaatttaaataaaatccattATCAATGATCAGTAGGCCGCCAAGCAACTTGTTGACATTACTGTATTAGCATGGTGAATATGGAGATTACTTTGAATCTTATAACAACAAATTAACAAACCTAATTACATTCACAACTTGTTCCCATTGACATGTTTTAAAAGTCTATTTTATAAATCTAGTTTATAATTTACTCTGTAACCATTATTAGAATTGCTAATAGTGTCCCCTAGTTCTAGcattataaattcattttctAAGCAACATTTTAGCACAATTATAGGCTTGTGTGCACTGTACACTATTCTCGGAAGCTGttgaaattacaatttaaacaaGAATGAGTCACAAAAATGGTACTTTACCTATTAATGTTTGTATACTGTGTTTGTAGAAGAAATTTAAGAAATCTGCCTTTTCACTCTTATTAACTGATGCTAGCATACTCTCAGGGTCCAAGAGTATGCGAAGGACACCCATCAGCTGCACTGCGCCACCCAGCTCAGGGTCTCTGTCCCTTAACATCTGTTCTATCACTATATTTAGTAACATTTGTTcctaaaacagaaaatatagttaaaaataatagtatagAATCTACATAAGCAGTAAACAGTAAAACCAGTAAACTATACATACCTCTTCAGTATTGTTAGCCTGCTGTAGTGTGTGGTCCCTCACTACAGAAGGTGAAAACTCTACAATGTAAGTTAAAATGTCTATAGATGCAGTCTTAGTCTTCTGATCATCTATACTTAGAGTGATTTCTAATGCTGGCAGGATCCCTAGAGAtactaaagttttataaaacgCATCCTTATCTTGAGGTTGTAAGTTTTgtgaaaaattacaaaattcctTTAAAAACAGAACTAAGTCCCGTCTTTTAGGATCCGGTGTCTTATCATCCATAAGTAGTTTAAACAAATCTGTCAAAAACTTCTCATCTTCCTCTATAAGTTTCACTATTTCtactttgttgaaaaatataaaactggaCAATGTGCTTAGCAGATTGTCCTCAAAAACTGTAGGAGTAGGTAAAACAATATCTTGAATGTACTGTACTCTATATGTTTGATGTATTTTTGCTAACAAATCTTTGTTCTTTATAGGAATGGCTTCCCGGAACTTTGCTAGCTCCCGTAAATATTCTCTATGTTTTTTCGGTTGAGGCAGACTTGGATCATACTCTAGGCAGCCCACGACATCAAATAtagtatcatcagcaaacatgGTATCAAAGagtgtgtttttgtttaaaagaaatatacttttaaatatttcataaagatGATGCAACCCTTCTATGTTTTCAATATCTTCACACATGTGGAACAGGTTAAGTAGCTTCTTGATGTAATGCTGTGTCTCCAGTGCAGCTGCCAGCTTGTCCTTGCGAGCTGGTGACACCAGACAACTGTTTACAAGTTCACTGATGTCTTCCAGCCGCCCCATCTCACAAGCGGGCAGCTCCACTGGCTGAACACTGTCTGACATCTCATCAAACCGCTCATCTTCTGATTCTTCCACTATATCTTGTGTGATTTCAACTGAAGGATCTTTTCCTTGTACCTGAAAGTAAGTAATACATGTCACACATGCACTTGTATCACACAACACAATCAGCAACacatcaatgtcaatgtcaatataGAGATATAAGATAATACTATTCATTTACTGTTACATTGTCACAAGATCAATCTTTACtagctattttatttacaatgtgATTCAAAGTTAAATCTGTAAACTTTAGACTGTTTCCTATaagaattttaagttttattggtTGTTTCAGATATCTAACATAAATATAGTGTTACTGATGATAAACATAGAGTATTTATATTTACCTGACAAATCTTCTCCCATATTTCGTCGCAACCGGCTTTTTCTTGGAAACTTAACGCTAAGTCAAAGTTGTCACCCTCTGACCAGACTATCAACGTGTCCTGTTGCTTCTGGTAGGCTGTGTCGGGTTGTATCTTACTCTCCAGAAGAAGAGAACCATCTGACTCTGCACGCACGAGTAACGAGGTGCCTTTCAACCTCTCCACGTAACATGACGACACATGCCCTGTACCTCTGTCATCCCACTGTCGGTCTGCGTTCAGAGCATAAAGCTTAACTCTTCGTCTCGTGTCTGTCATGATAGTCAGCGCTCTAAACACTATGTACTCAAGTAATGAATCAATTATTATGGCGCTAATCTAATGCACCTCAACATTAAGTTACTTAACTCCCATTTGTATAAAAACATGTGCacttctgtaacaaaaataacacaattcGTAAAGAAATCAGTACGTAATTTTCGCGATTGTAATTACCGTAATTACATTCCATCTTGTTCTTCAATTTATGTGAAACACACCTAACTACGTCGGGCAAACACATAAACAGTGTTTTTGTAAACTGATTCGATACATAGTTACGGCATCCACATGAAAacgcttttaatttttttgtaaaacaatggaataatcattaaaatatcggaaatcacaaacaaaacaatacaaactgTAAGCTTTCTCTTACACTGTTAAAACACTATTATTTAATCATTGAATACTAAAACTCTTCATTACGTATCGAAAACtgtttaacaataatatatttaccgGAATTATCATTATAGAATCGTCAATTTGACGTACCTTCAAAATAGTACAACATCAAATATCGCCATATTGGATTCACAACAACGCTTCAAAAACGGGGTTCTCAAATCGAAATACAAAAGGCGCGTCATTCAAATCGTtaaaaatttacattattttagattttctaGAAGGGAAtgttatcgatatttttttacgatttaGTATTTCTTATATGTAAATTCTCCTAgcaatatttcaaccattttcttgtttattaactttattttgttagaaacatgtaaatgaaaacattaaacTTTTGTATATGTAATTTTAGCAACATTAAGTCGGGGTAACCAatgtaataaattcataaatactGTA contains these protein-coding regions:
- the LOC118282045 gene encoding serine/threonine-protein phosphatase 4 regulatory subunit 3 isoform X3 translates to MTDTRRRVKLYALNADRQWDDRGTGHVSSCYVERLKGTSLLVRAESDGSLLLESKIQPDTAYQKQQDTLIVWSEGDNFDLALSFQEKAGCDEIWEKICQVQGKDPSVEITQDIVEESEDERFDEMSDSVQPVELPACEMGRLEDISELVNSCLVSPARKDKLAAALETQHYIKKLLNLFHMCEDIENIEGLHHLYEIFKSIFLLNKNTLFDTMFADDTIFDVVGCLEYDPSLPQPKKHREYLRELAKFREAIPIKNKDLLAKIHQTYRVQYIQDIVLPTPTVFEDNLLSTLSSFIFFNKVEIVKLIEEDEKFLTDLFKLLMDDKTPDPKRRDLVLFLKEFCNFSQNLQPQDKDAFYKTLVSLGILPALEITLSIDDQKTKTASIDILTYIVEFSPSVVRDHTLQQANNTEEEQMLLNIVIEQMLRDRDPELGGAVQLMGVLRILLDPESMLASVNKSEKADFLNFFYKHSIQTLIAPLLENTTGEKPLKEDYHTVQLLGLVLELLAFCVEHHTYHIKTCILNKDLLRRILVLMRSTHTFLVLGALRFMRKIIALKDEYYNRYIIKGNLFAPVIDTFLRNNGRYNLLDSAILELFEFIKLEDIKSLCAHVVENYGKILEDVEYVQTFKALKTRYDQHQDKLKERDRGETTLTGTVSVAEAVVPSLLRTRYRREARAPDDEEEMWFNDDDELEDDAPLDAQQTHAHPHAHHALDAIGKIVEKKVCSNTEAVNGPSRVLLSTTSPSKPTHTDVQGLVDYDGDSDEEEEGGGAGGGGSEERDAKRPRLA
- the LOC118282045 gene encoding serine/threonine-protein phosphatase 4 regulatory subunit 3 isoform X4 — encoded protein: MTDTRRRVKLYALNADRQWDDRGTGHVSSCYVERLKGTSLLVRAESDGSLLLESKIQPDTAYQKQQDTLIVWSEGDNFDLALSFQEKAGCDEIWEKICQVQGKDPSVEITQDIVEESEDERFDEMSDSVQPVELPACEMGRLEDISELVNSCLVSPARKDKLAAALETQHYIKKLLNLFHMCEDIENIEGLHHLYEIFKSIFLLNKNTLFDTMFADDTIFDVVGCLEYDPSLPQPKKHREYLRELAKFREAIPIKNKDLLAKIHQTYRVQYIQDIVLPTPTVFEDNLLSTLSSFIFFNKVEIVKLIEEDEKFLTDLFKLLMDDKTPDPKRRDLVLFLKEFCNFSQNLQPQDKDAFYKTLVSLGILPALEITLSIDDQKTKTASIDILTYIVEFSPSVVRDHTLQQANNTEEEQMLLNIVIEQMLRDRDPELGGAVQLMGVLRILLDPESMLASVNKSEKADFLNFFYKHSIQTLIAPLLENTTGEKPLKEDYHTVQLLGLVLELLAFCVEHHTYHIKTCILNKDLLRRILVLMRSTHTFLVLGALRFMRKIIALKDEYYNRYIIKGNLFAPVIDTFLRNNGRYNLLDSAILELFEFIKLEDIKSLCAHVVENYGKILEDVEYVQTFKALKTRYDQHQDKLKERDRVTGTVSVAEAVVPSLLRTRYRREARAPDDEEEMWFNDDDELEDDAPLDAQQTHAHPHAHHALDAIGKIVEKKVCSNTEAVNGPSRVLLSTTSPSKPTHTDVQGLVDYDGDSDEEEEGGGAGGGGSEERDAKRPRLA
- the LOC118282045 gene encoding serine/threonine-protein phosphatase 4 regulatory subunit 3 isoform X1; the encoded protein is MTDTRRRVKLYALNADRQWDDRGTGHVSSCYVERLKGTSLLVRAESDGSLLLESKIQPDTAYQKQQDTLIVWSEGDNFDLALSFQEKAGCDEIWEKICQVQGKDPSVEITQDIVEESEDERFDEMSDSVQPVELPACEMGRLEDISELVNSCLVSPARKDKLAAALETQHYIKKLLNLFHMCEDIENIEGLHHLYEIFKSIFLLNKNTLFDTMFADDTIFDVVGCLEYDPSLPQPKKHREYLRELAKFREAIPIKNKDLLAKIHQTYRVQYIQDIVLPTPTVFEDNLLSTLSSFIFFNKVEIVKLIEEDEKFLTDLFKLLMDDKTPDPKRRDLVLFLKEFCNFSQNLQPQDKDAFYKTLVSLGILPALEITLSIDDQKTKTASIDILTYIVEFSPSVVRDHTLQQANNTEEEQMLLNIVIEQMLRDRDPELGGAVQLMGVLRILLDPESMLASVNKSEKADFLNFFYKHSIQTLIAPLLENTTGEKPLKEDYHTVQLLGLVLELLAFCVEHHTYHIKTCILNKDLLRRILVLMRSTHTFLVLGALRFMRKIIALKDEYYNRYIIKGNLFAPVIDTFLRNNGRYNLLDSAILELFEFIKLEDIKSLCAHVVENYGKILEDVEYVQTFKALKTRYDQHQDKLKERDRGETTLTGTVSVAEAVVPSLLRTRYRREARAPDDEEEMWFNDDDELEDDAPLDAQQTHAHPHAHHALDAIGKIVEKKVCSNTEAVNGPSRVLLSTTSPSKPTHTDVQVSSPRLLNKGLVDYDGDSDEEEEGGGAGGGGSEERDAKRPRLA
- the LOC118282045 gene encoding serine/threonine-protein phosphatase 4 regulatory subunit 3 isoform X2 → MTDTRRRVKLYALNADRQWDDRGTGHVSSCYVERLKGTSLLVRAESDGSLLLESKIQPDTAYQKQQDTLIVWSEGDNFDLALSFQEKAGCDEIWEKICQVQGKDPSVEITQDIVEESEDERFDEMSDSVQPVELPACEMGRLEDISELVNSCLVSPARKDKLAAALETQHYIKKLLNLFHMCEDIENIEGLHHLYEIFKSIFLLNKNTLFDTMFADDTIFDVVGCLEYDPSLPQPKKHREYLRELAKFREAIPIKNKDLLAKIHQTYRVQYIQDIVLPTPTVFEDNLLSTLSSFIFFNKVEIVKLIEEDEKFLTDLFKLLMDDKTPDPKRRDLVLFLKEFCNFSQNLQPQDKDAFYKTLVSLGILPALEITLSIDDQKTKTASIDILTYIVEFSPSVVRDHTLQQANNTEEEQMLLNIVIEQMLRDRDPELGGAVQLMGVLRILLDPESMLASVNKSEKADFLNFFYKHSIQTLIAPLLENTTGEKPLKEDYHTVQLLGLVLELLAFCVEHHTYHIKTCILNKDLLRRILVLMRSTHTFLVLGALRFMRKIIALKDEYYNRYIIKGNLFAPVIDTFLRNNGRYNLLDSAILELFEFIKLEDIKSLCAHVVENYGKILEDVEYVQTFKALKTRYDQHQDKLKERDRVTGTVSVAEAVVPSLLRTRYRREARAPDDEEEMWFNDDDELEDDAPLDAQQTHAHPHAHHALDAIGKIVEKKVCSNTEAVNGPSRVLLSTTSPSKPTHTDVQVSSPRLLNKGLVDYDGDSDEEEEGGGAGGGGSEERDAKRPRLA